The nucleotide window TGCATATATGGGTAGTATTGGTGAGATTATGGATATTCCTGTCATTATGAAGAATGCTGGGATGTATATGGATAGTACGTCTCTGATTACGCTTCTACTCATCCCTCATCCCCTATGCTTTACCCCCGCTCCCTCCTTGATGTCTATTTTGGTTTTATATTTAAGTGCTTCCCTCAAAGGTTTCCCCACGTTTTATTCTCCATTTTGGATTCTTTTCCATCCCTTAATGGTTTTTTATGGTAAAATTTTTATGTTGATTATTCTCCATTATTGTTTTGTTGTGGGGGTTGGTTTCCGGTGTTGGATGAGGTTGATCTTGAAATTTTGAGGATTCTTCAGGGGGATTGTAGGGTTACTGTTAAGGAGGTGGCTAGGAGGCTTGGTAAGCCTGTGACCACTGTTTATTCTAGGTTGAAGAGGCTTGAGGGGGATGGTTATGTTAGGGGTTATAGGGCTATTTTGGATGCTGGTAGGCTTGGCTATTCCACCACTGCCTTTGTCTTCGTTTCATTCTCCTATGAGGCTGCTGGTAGGAGGCTTGATCAGAGGGAGGTGGCTAGGGTTATTGCAAGTTTCCCTGAGGTTCAGGAGGTTCATATTGTGACTGGGGATTGGGATATGCTTTTGAAGGTTAGGGTTAGGGGGGTTGAGGAGCTTGGTAGGTTTATTGTGGATAAGCTTAGGAGGGTTGAGGGTGTGGTGAAGACTTTGACTTCTGTTTCCCTTGATTGTGTTAAGGAGGATACCTCCATTCCAATTTAGGTTAACGTGTATAGTATTATTGTGAAGGTTATTGTGGCTATTACGCTTGGCACTAGTAGCTTGTAGGCTTTTGATAGTTTGCAGTTGAAGTATCTTGCTGTGTAGACGTAGCATAGGTGTATTGGTGAGGCTATGTATGCAGTGTAGCTTGAGATGTATATTGCGCTTATGGTTTTCGTGTCCAGCTTCTTTATGCCTCCAATTATTGGTAGTGAGAGGACTATTCCTGTTAGTGGGCTTCCCGTTAGTAGTCCTAGTAGTGCGGGGGCTATGTATTGTAGGGCTTCTGCTGGTATTCCTGTGGAGTTTATTGCCCGTGTTATTGATTGTGTGGCTCCTGTTATGTTGAAGGCTTGTTGTAGTAGCATGCTGCTGAAGCTTGCCAGTGTTATGCCTATGGTTCTCCTGCTCTTCACTGCCTCCATCATTTTCTTTGGTTTTACTTTTGCTGTTAATGTTATGGCTGCTACTCCCATGGCTACTCCAATTATCATTCCAGTGTCGCTGACCATGGTTTTTAGTGGTATGGCTATTGTTAGGGATAGGATTAGTGGTGTTGCTGCTTTCAGTGTTTCCCATGTTTTTATGTTTTCCTCCTTTGCTTCGCTGGTTTCCCTGTCTACTTTTTTCCCGTGTAGTGCTGTTATGTATCCTATGATTATCATGAATATTGTGGTTGGGATTTGCTGTATGGCTATTTCGGTTATGGATGCTCCTGTTAGGGCTGCTATGGCTATCATTACGTTGCTTATTGGGTATGTTAGGAATATTGTGTGTCTGAACCAGACGTTTGTGTAGACTGCTGTTTCAGTGTCTAGGTTTAGTGTGGGGGTTAGTGATTCTATTATTGGGGCTGACATTAGTGCTCCTCCAGCTATGGGGAGTAATCCTATTATTGCTGGTGTTATCATTGCGGCTAGTTTTGGGTTTTTTAGGGTTTTTGCCACTCCGATTCCAAGCTTCTTTATTTCTCCAGTGTTTCTGTATAGTTCTGCTAGGATGGCTATGAGCATGCTTGTTATGGTTAGTGTCCATGTGGCTTGGCTTCTTATGGTTTCCACTATTATTTCTGGGGTTTTCTGTGGGTTTGTGGCTGCTATTATTGCTGTGGCTGTTATTAGTGCTATTCCCACTTCTATTCCTCTCCATGCCATGATCATTATTGTTGCTAGTGCTGTTGCCACTGCTATTGTGGCTGTGTCCAAGGGTTTCACTCTCCATTGCCTGATTGCGTTTGGTTTCCCTTATGGTTTACTTGTTTCTCCTTTTAAGTGTTTCCATTGGTTATTCGTATCTTAGTGCTGTGGCTGGTGGGATTTTTGCTGCCATGTATGCTGGTAGTGCTCCTCCAATTATTCCTGTGGCTATTGTGAGTGTGGTTGTGGTGGTTATTAGTTGTGGGGTTATGGCTGGTTTTGCCTGTATGGTTATTGTGGTTGTTCCGCTGGTTATTTTTAGGCCTTGTCCTGCGAATAGGTGTGCTCCTATTACGCCTAGGGTTTCCCCTATTATTCCTCCTATTATGCTCATGGTTAGTGCCTCCATTAGTATTAGTGTGATTATTTGTGTGTTTGTGAATCCCACTGCCTTCATTACGCCTATTTCCCTTGTTCTCTCCATTACTGATGTTATCATGGTTGCAGCTATGCCCATGACTGCCACTGCCAGTGAGGCTGTGGATGTGGTGTAGTTTATGAGGTTTATGGCTTCTGTTATGCTTGTGGCTATGTTGGCTATGGCTGCGAAGCTGATTACTGATATTTTCCCTTGGTAGGTTTCCCTCATTTTTGTTGTGAATGGGGCTACGCTTTTTGAGTCTTTCATTAGCACTATTATTCCATTCCACTCGTTTTGGTTTAGTAGTTTTCTTCCTGCTTCTGTGTTTAGGAATATTGTTTGGTCTGGGCTGAATAGTAGTGCTCCCCCATACTCCTTTAGTATTCCTGTTATCTTCACGTTTATTCTTCTTGTTTGGGTTATTCTCCCCCCTTGTATTGCGCTTACTGTTATGGTTAATGTGTCGCCTATGTCATATTGTTTCTCCCCGTTTTCCGTGTATGCTATCTTGTATCCTATGAGGGCTTCTATTGTGCTTGTTGGGTTTGGTGTTTCTCCACTCATTATTTCTAGGCTTCCAATTGCCCTTAGTATTAGGTCTATTTTTGTTGCGTATATGTATATTCTTGTTTCGCTTCCCCCTATCTTCATGGTTCCCTGCATGGTGTAGAATGGTTCTGCTTCTGCTACTCCCTCCATGCTTCTTATTTGGTTTAGGTCGTCTTGTGTTAGTTTGTAGTTTGATTCTGGGTATATTATTATGGTGTTTTGGCCCATGCTTGAAATTTGGTTTACTATGTAGTCTGAGTATCCCTTCACTACGCTTCCCATCATTATCATTATCATTGGCCCAATTATTATTCCAATTATTGTTAGTGTTGATCTAATCTTCCTTTCGTTTATGGCTTTCACTGCCATTTTCATTGCGTCCACTATTATTGTCCATTTCACTCCTTCCACTCCTCCTTTATTTTCCTCGTGTATGCCTTGTACATCTTGTATATCATGGTTGCAGCTATTGTTAGGAATATGGTTGTGGCTGCAGTTATTGTTATTGTTGTCCATGGTGTTTGTGTGGGTTGCTGTTGTTGTGGTGGTGTTGCTTCTTGTATTCTGGTTATTGTGGCGTTGACTTTTATTGTCTCCTTCTCGTTGAATGCGTTTTGGTATGTTATTTCTATTGTTGCTTTATTGCTGCCTGTGGATGATGCTTCTATTTTGAATGCTGCCTCCCCTCCTGGCTCTATGTCTCCAATATATGTTTCGCTTTGCATGTATTGTGCTTTCACCCTGTATGCTGTGGCTGAGCCATAGTTTATTATTGTCCCAGTTATCCTCACAATCCCCCCGGATTCTTCGGCCTTTAAATCCTTTATTGTTAGGTCTATGTATGGTTGTATGGCTATGGCTGTTAGGTGTTGGTATGTGTGCTCGTTTCCTGTGGGGTCTTTGTAGGTTATCTTCATGGTCATTGTGGTTACGCCGTAGTTTATTGTGGTTGTGGCTCCTAGGGCTGTTTGTGTGGCTTGTGGGTTGTATGTGAATTTCACTGGAATCTTTATTTGCTTGTTTGGTTCGAGTTTTTCAATGTATATTTTTGATGGTGAGGCTATTAGTATTGGGTTGGTTTGTGTGGGTGTCATGTCTATGTATACGTTGTATGCTGGTGCTGTTCCATTGCATGTTACTGTTAGGTTTAGTGTTGTCTGTCTCCCCTGTATTAGTCTCCCCTCAACTTCCACGTTTATGTTTCTTGTGCCTCCGAGGACTGGTATTTCTATGGTTTTGTTTATGCTTCTCCTTGTCCCCCAGCTGTCTATGTATGTTATTGTCGTGTTGGCCTTGTAGGTTCCAGTTTTATTTACTTGCACGTTTATTTTTGCTTGGAATGTTATTGTGTCTCCTCTGGTGTAGGTTTGTTGTGGTGTTGCTTGTTGTGTTTGCTGCATTATTTTCGCTATTTCTTGTGGTGTGAGTGTTTCTAATGCTATTCTTTGTTGTGGTTGTGTGGGTGTGGCTATTACTGTTCTGCTTTTGTTGTCTTTTGAGTCTGTGAATCCCTTTGGCAATTGTATTATCATTGTTGGCCCCTTCAGTTGGTCTATGGTGTTTACCCGTATGGTGATTTTTAGTGTTGCCCCATAGGTTCCTGGTTGGCATGATCCTTCAGGCCATTCTACGCTTATTACTTCTATGGCTTCCCTGTCGCTCATGACTTGTAATTCTATTTCATGTGTCTCAATTACCCTTGTTCCCGGCCCACCTGTGTCCATTATGTAGTCTGCTTCCAGCTTCGCTTTGTATTTTCCTGGTTGTATGTTTGCTATGCTTGTTCTAAGGTTTGCTGTGGTTGATGTGTAGGGTTGTATTGGCCCATTTATGTATGTTTCTGCTTCTCTAATTCCGTTGGGTGGTTTGAGTTTTAGGTGTATTCCCCTTATGTTGTATGGGTTGTTGTTGGTTATTGTGATTTGTAGTGTGGCGTTTTCGGTGTTTGGGTATACGTTTATGTTGTTTTGCCATTGCACCGTTATTACGCTTATTCCTCCGCCTCTAGGTTTTTCCTCGATGTTTATTGTTATCTGGTTTGTGGATGTGGTTTTCGTCATGGTTCCTCCACTCATGTCTAGCCAGTATGTGGCTTTCACGTTTACAGTTATGGTTTGGGGTGCTTCTGGTTTTATGTTGTAGTATAGTGTGGCTGTGAATGTTCCTCCTGTGGTTATTCTCCCCTGGTATGTGTCTATTGGTTTTATTGGGTTTAGCCATGGTGAGTCTGCTTCCACAATTATTCCCTGTGCATCTCTTTCCCAAACATTCATCATTGTGATTTGTAGTGCGCTGTACATTGATTGTTGGTATGTGGGTGTGGGTTGGGTTGTGCCCCATTGTAGTGTTATGGGTTTTATTGCTTGCTTCATCTCCAATGTTGCCTCCTCCACTTTTAGGGTTAATGTTGTTGTGGCGTTTTCATTGTATGTTACTCCATCCCTGGTTTGCATGGTGGCGTTTATGGTGAGTTGGGCTTGGTATGTTCCTGGCTGTGTTTGGCTTGATATGTCTATTCCATTGAATGTTATTGTGGATGTTTCCCCTATGGGTGTGTTGGGCATGTTTGTTGAGGCTTCTTTTGGGGTTATTTGTGGTGTTGGGAGCTGTATTTTTGCTGTGCCCCCCGTTATGGTTGCCTCCCCATTATTCCTCAATGTCACCTGTATGTTGGTGTTTAGTGTGTCTGGGTGGTTTGATGGTGTCAATTTCGCCTCTAAAACTGCTATTACGAGTTTTGGGTATGGGTTTACTGTTAATGTTACATTGTATTCCTCCTCTTTTGGCTGTCCATTCTCCCTGTAGTTTACGGTTATCTTTGCCGTGTAGTTTCCAGGGTTCACATTTCTATCCACGTCTAGTCTCCATTCGAAGTATATGGTTTCTCCTGGCTGTGTGATGGTGGCTGTGGTTCCGTTGGCTGTTTTTGCTGGTGTTGTGTATCCGTATCCGTAGCTTGGGTTTACTCCGTTTGGTGGTGTTATCTTTGCTGTGCATGATTGTATTGCTGTGTTTCCAACATGTTTTGCTTCCACTCTTAGCGCCGTGTTTTGGCTTCCTGGGTATACTGGTGTTCCCGCTGTGCTTCTCCAGTTTACTGCTGTTATGTTTAGTGTGTTGGTTTGTGCTTCCACATGGGTGTTTATCATCATGATGATTATTAGTGTTATGATTATTGGTGTGGTGAGCTTCACTGTTTTCTTCATTTTGTTTTCGCCTCTCATGGGTTGAGGCTTCCTTATCATCCAAGTATTCGCATGTGTATATATGTGTTTCTTCACATTGCCAGTATGCTTTTCTCTGGTTCTGGTTTTCTTGTTTCCGCTATTTTTCCGTCTCTTATGAGGTATATTTTTTGTGTGGCGTTGGCTACTTCGATGTTGTGTGTAACCATTATTATTGTTTGCCCCTCCCCCCTGTTCAGTTTAACCAGTGTCTCCACAACTTTTCTTGCTGAGTTTGTGTCTAGGTTTCCTGTGGGTTCGTCTGCCAGTATTATTTTTGGGTTTGCGGCTAGTGCTCTTGCTATGGCTACTCTTTGTTGTTCTCCTCCTGATAGTTGGTTTGGATGCTTCTTTAGCCATTCAAGGCTTCCTCCTGCTTTTAGTAGTGCTTCTTTGGCTATTTTTCGTCTTTCTTCTATGGGTGTTCCTCTTGGTATTAGTGGTAGGGTTATGTTTTCCTCTACTGTTAACCTGTTTATTAGGTTGAATTGTTGGAATATGAATCCTATTGTCTTGTTCCTCAGTTGTGCGAGTTCCTTTTCTGTGAGTTGGCTTACCCGTTTCCCTTCGATGTGGATTTCCCCTTTTGTGGGTTTGTCTAGTAGGCCTATCATGTTTAGTAGTGTTGTTTTCCCTGATCCTGAGGGGCCCATTATTGCTATGAATTCTCCTCCCCAGACTTCTAGGTTTACTCCTCTTAGCGCCCAGTATTCTCCTGCGGCTGTCCTGTATGCTTTATGTACGTCTACGAGTTTTATTGTTGGTTGCAATTTATTCTCCAGTGTATATTGGCTTTCTCTTTTCTATAAATGCTTTTAGTCCTTCCCTTGCATCCCTCGTTTCCATGAGTTTTTTGAAGGATTCCCTCTCCATCCCTAATCCTTCTTCCAGGCTTCTCCATGCTGCTTCCCTTATAAGCCTTTTGGCGTTTGCCAGTGCTTTTGGCGGATTTCCAATTATTGTTTTCGCTATGCCCATGACTGTTTCCTCAAGTTTCTCGGCCTCCACTGCCATGTTTATTAATCCGATTTTTTCGGCTTCCTCTCCGCTTAGTGTTTTCCCTGTTAATATTAGTTCCAGTGCCCTTTTCCATCCAACGATTTTTGGTAGGGTTTGTGTTCCTGTCCAGCCTGGGTGTATGCCTAGGGTTATTTCTGGGAGGGCTAGTCTTGCCTGTTTTTCGGTTATGGTTATGTCGCATGCTAGTGCGAGTTCTAGTCCTCCGCCCAGTGCGTATCCATGTACCTTTGCAATGTATATTTTCCCTCCAAATATTATTTTGCTGAGTGTTGTTTGGCCTAGTTTTATGTATTCCCATGCTTCTTCTGGGGAGGTTTTTGCGAGGGTTTTCACGTCTGCTCCTGCTGAGAAGGCTTTTCCCTCCCCCTCCACGATTACTGTGATAACCTCCCTATCCCCCTCTATGGCTGTTATTGTGTCCTGTAGGTCTTTTAGGGTTTCTGGTGTGAGTATGTTTAGTGGTGGATTCGCTATTTTTATCCTCCTTATTTTTGGTTCCCCTTCAATGGCTTCTATTCTAGCCTTACTACTTGGCATAGTTGTAGAATCCCCTCCCACTCTTCCTCCCCAATAGTCCTGCTCTCACCATTCTCCTTATCAATGGGCATACCCTATATTTTGGGTCTCCAGTTTCCTTGTATAGTGTTTCCATGATGGCTTGGACTACGTCCAGTCCTATTAGGTCTGCGAGGGCTAGTGGGCCTATGGGGTGGTTTAAGCCTAGCTTGCATGCCGTGTCAATGTCTTCTGACTTGGCTACTCCCTCCATGACCATTTGTGCCGCCTCATTTATGAATGGTATTATTAGCCTGTTCACTATGAAGCCTGGTGTATCCTTAACTTTTACTGGAACTTTCCCCAAGCTCTCCACAAATTTCAGTGCGGTTTCAAGGGTTTCGGGGCTTGTCCATTCCCCTAAAACTACTTCGACAAGTTTCATGATTGGTGCTGGGTTGAAGAAGTGTAGTCCAATCACTTTTCCAGGCCTCTTGGTGTATGAGGCTAGTAGGGTTATGCTTATGCTGCTGGTGTTTGAGGCTAGTATGCATTCAGCTTTACAGTGTTTGTCGAGTTCTTGGAATACTTGCCTCTTAACCTCTGCATCTTCGAACACAGCTTCAACAACTAGGTCTATGTCTCCATGGGCAAGTTCCTCTAGGCTGCTGCAGGGTTTAACCCGTTTGAGCACTGCTTCAGCTTCCCCCTGGGTTTTCGCCCCCTTCTCCACTGCCTTCTCCATCATCCTTTTAATGGTGTTCAATGCGTCTGAGACTGCTTGGGGATTAGCATCATATATCAATGTTTCGTAGCCTGCTTCGGCTGTGGTTTGGGCTATTCCTCTCCCCATGGTTCCAGCGCCCACAATTCCTATGCGTTTTATTTCCAAGCCAATTCACCACTTGAGGGTGTGTTTTTCGCCTTGTTTGGGGGCTGTGAACTCCGTGTTTGGTAGTCCTTCGGCCAGAAGCCTTTTAAGTTCCTCCACTTCTGCGTTGGAGCCGTGTACGGCTATTACGTGTTTGGGTTTTAAGTCTAAGGCCATTTTGTAGGCGTCTTTTGGGGAGGCTGTGGGTGATGGTGTTCCGCAGGGGAGTATGGCTAGATCCACTGGGCTTAATTCGGCTAGATTCACGTATCCGGAGTCTCCTCCATGGAATATCCTAATCCCAGAGGCTTCAGCCAGGTATAGTGTTATTGGCCCAACATGTCTCCCCTTGACGCCAGTTACCCTTACACCATCAACCTCCAATGTTTTACCGTGCTCTGCTGGATATAGCCTCTCGGCTTCCACTATGCCTTTAAGCTTGCCGGTCATGGCTGGCTCGATTATGATTTTGCAGTCCAGCTTTTTGGCCAGTGTTTTCAAGGTTTCTGCGTTGTAGTGGTCGTGGTGGTCGTGTGTGTATAGGATTATTAGGGGTTTGCATTTTGTGAGGGGTTCCATGGTTTGGGGGTCAATCATGTTGGCTGGGTCGAATAATAGTCCAACATCTCCAATTTTTATTGTGATTCCGGAGTAGCCTAGGTATTGTGTGTGGATTTCCTTTGTGTTTTTCATGTTTACTATTTTGTTGTTGGTGGCTTTTAACTTTAACGGGTTTTTATGTATTGGTTTATTTTGTTTATGAGGTTTTGGTATTCTTGTAGGAATGTTTTCCCCTTTTCTGTGAGTTTTAGTCCTGTGTTGTCCCATGTTATTAGGTCTAGGTATGATAGTTCTTGTAGTCTTTCTTTTAGTCTTTTTGTGTTTAGGTTTGATTTGTAGAGGACGTGTGTTATTTTTGCGCGTTTTGTTGGGCTTGTGCTGCTTAGTTGCTGTATTGCTTCTAGGATGTTTAGGTATATTGTTATTCTGTCTCTGCGTTTCAGGAATTTTGTTGTTCTGTCCTCCATCATCATTTTGTTTCCCCCAGAGGTGTTTTCGGCTTTGGGGGTGATTCCATATTGCAGTTTATTGGAGTTTCAACATTAATCTTTTCCATTCTTTTGCAGTTTTCATATTATTGGTGTTAGTTTTGTTATTGTGTTTGTGAATATTTCTGCTGTTGCCCATGATATTCCCCCCACTGTTAGGAGTATGGATGTGTTGAGGGTGATTCTCCATTTGTATCCTCCTCTAACTATGGTCATGGCTGCAGCGTTTATTGTGGAGATGATGTATGTGAAGATCATGTTTGCTATGGTTATGGTTTGTGTGGGGATTGTGTTTATGGGTATGTATTGTATTGGTAGGGTGGGTATTATGGATGTGAATTGTGTGAGTGTGTTGGTTACTGCTATTAGTAGGATTATGGTTATTGGGTGCATCATCATTATTATTGTGTCCATGGTTTTCGCTGTGGTTAATCGTCTCTTCCTCATTTCCAGTATTTTTATTGTTGTGTCTGCTATGGTTTTGCTTGTCTGTATTGGTGGTGCTCCTACTCTTATGCTGTCCACTAGCATTTGGTTCATTATTCTTATGGTGTGGCTTCCCGTTTCTTCTGCCATGAGTTTGAAGGATTTTTCTATGTCTAATCCAAGGTTTATCCAGCTTATGGCGTGTTGTATCCCATTTTTTAGTGGTCCTAGGTGTATGTTTTTTGTGTATTCTAGGGCTGCTTTTGGGTTTAGTGTTGTGGCTAGGTTTTCTCCTAGGGTTTTTATTAGTGTGGGGTAGTATTCGTCTATTGTTTGCACTCTTTTCTCTAGGTTTCTCGTTAGGATTCCCAGTGGTAGGAGGGTTAGGCCGCTGGAGGTTATGGCTATTGGTGGTATGTGTGTGGCTGTGTATGTGGTTATGGCTATGGTTATGGATGCGGGTATTGTGATGGCTGCCGCGATTTTTATTGTTTTGTGGGTTGGGTGGTCTTTTTCAAGGTACATCATTATGTCTTTTGGTGCTGTGCTCCATAGGGCTATTGTTAGTGTGGCTGTGGAGGCTGCTGCGGCTATGTATGCTAGGGTTATGGTGTTTGGGTTTATGGTGAATAGGCTCATGGCTATCACTATGATTATTATGACTGCTGCTATGCTTTGGAATGTTCCGTATACTCCGCTTAGCATTCTTAGGGTTTCTAGGCTTCTCCCCTGTTGTCCCATGTATTCCTCCATTATGGTGGCGTGTTCCAGTTCTAGGTAGTCTTTTGGTTTTGTTGTGGAGAGGGCTTCAGCCATTCTTGTGAGTATGTCTTTTAGTGGTGGTTTTACTGTTTTTGCCGCTTGGGCTATGGCTTTTGTTAGTCCTAGGCTCATGTTTATGGCGAGGTTTATTATGTTTTTGAAGGTTTCCCTGTATTCCCTGTATTCCTCTTTTTTGGCTATGCTTTCTATTATTTCTCTTGGTTCTGTTAGTCCTAGGGATAGTGTGTACATGTGGGTTATGGCTAGGACTAGTTTTATGTTTAGTTGTCCTGGCCCCGCTGTTTTCCTTGTTAGTAGGATTATGGTTGTGGAGGCTGTTATGGTGGCTGTGGCTATTGCGGCTGTGTAGTTGGCTTGTAGGGTTAGTAGTATGGTTAGGGTTAGGGTGATTGTTGTGGTGGCTGTGAGGGTTAGTGTTAGTTTGTCCATGGTTTTTCTCCTCTCATTATTTTTTGGTGTACTGTTTCTATGCTTGTTCTCGCTGTTTCAATCATTGTTCTCCATAGGTCTAGGTATCCTGGCGCGTTTTTCATGTGCCATTCTATTATTTCTGCTCTCATCTTCATTTCCCTGTATAGTTGGTCTAGTTTGTCTCTTCCCCATCCCCTGTAGGGGAGTACTTTTGTTTCTAGTAGCATGCTCATTCCAGTGTAGTCTAGTTTGTCTCTGTCTGGGTCGTATATGAAGGTGGGTAGGTATAGTAGGTTTCCCGTGTTTGGGTTGTATCCCAGTATCTCGTTTACTGTTGTGACTCTCCTTATGAATTTCCCTCCCCTCTCTATTCTTGATTGGAATATGGTTATGTTTAGTCCGTCTAGCTGTGTTTTTGGGACGTTTATTGGGTCTGAGGTTAGTCTTTGGAATAGTTGTGTTAGTGTTCCTGCGTGGAAGGTGGCTATTACTGGGTGTCCCGTGTTTATGGCTTGGAAGGCTATTCTCCCCTCTTCCCCTCTTATTTCGCCTATTATTATGTAGTCTGGTCTTTGTCTTAGGGCTGCTTTTACTAGGTCGAACATGGTTACTGGGCTTCCCGTGTGTAGTCTTGTGACTTCTCTAACCCAGTTTTTGTGTGGTAGCCTCACTTCTGGGGTTTCCTCTATGCTTACTATTTTGCTGTAGTATGGTATGAAGGGGAGGAGGGCTGTTAGTGTTGTGGTTTTCCCTGAGGCTGTTTCTCCGCATATCATTATTGATACCCCTATTTCCATGAGCATCCACATGTATGCCGCCATTTCGGGTGTTAGTGTGCCGTATCGGCATAGTTGGGCTATGGAGAGTGGTTCTTTTGCGAATTTTCTTATGGTGAAGTTGCTTCCCTGTAGGCTTATGTCTTCTCCGAATACTATGTTTAGTCTGCTTCCGTCTGGTAGGTGTATGTCTAGGATTGGGTTTGCGTGGCTTATTATTTTCCCATGTCTTTCCGCCATGCTTCTTAGTACCCTGTCTATTTCTCTTCTGTCTACGTTTATGTTGGATTCTAGGTATCCGTATGCTCTGTGGTATACGAATATGTTTCCTGCTCCTGGTATGCTTATGTCTTCGAGCATTTCGTCTAGTAGGAATGGGTCTAGGAATCCGTATCCCAGTTTCTCTCTTAGCATGTGGTATATGATGTTTTGTTCCTGTTCCCCCTTCACCTTTATTTTCGCTTTTCTTATGGCTTTTGGTGTTAGTCTTCTTATGGTTTCCTCCTTGTTTTCCATGGTTACTTCTATGTTTTCTTCCATTACTATTTTTGCGAGGGCTTCCTCCACTTTCTCCATGATTTCCTGTGGGGGTTTCTCTGGCTCTATTATTATGTATCTTCTCTCTAGTGGTTTTATGTGTATGAATATTTTGTTGGGGAGTGGGTATATTGTTTCTTCTGTGGTTTGTTTTGTTGGTTCTGGTTTGGGTTGGTATGTGGGTTTCTGTTTTAGGGTTTTTAGGTATATTTGTAGGTGTGGGTTGAGTTTTTCCGCTTCTTCCAGTGTTTGTGGGGGTGTTTCTGTTTCGGGGGGTTTCCCTGTTTTTGGTGTTTCTGTTTTTCTGGGTTTTAGTTTTCCCAGTATATTCATATGGTGACCTCTCCTATGGGGAGTACTCTTAGTCCTAGGGTTGGGTTTATTTCTAGGTTTATTATGGGTGTTCTTTCTCCGCTGCTCCCCCAGAGTTTCACTATTTTTAGTGTTTTTATTTGTATTCCTCCTATGGTTTTGTTTTCCAGTGTGAGGTATACTTCGCTGGAGGCTTTTACTACTCTGGCTACTTCTGGGTCTATGAAGTTTGGGTGGAAGGTGAGTATTACTGTTTTCCCCTTTGTGATTAGGTTTCTTGTTCTTGTGATGAAGGTGAGTATTTGGGTGTTTTCCACGTTTAGGGATAGGCTGCTTAGGTCGTCTATGAGTATGCATTTTATTTTTGAGTTTTTGTTTTCCACGAATTTTGTTAGGGTTTGGAGGAAGTATGGTGCT belongs to Candidatus Culexarchaeum yellowstonense and includes:
- a CDS encoding ATPase, T2SS/T4P/T4SS family — protein: MNILGKLKPRKTETPKTGKPPETETPPQTLEEAEKLNPHLQIYLKTLKQKPTYQPKPEPTKQTTEETIYPLPNKIFIHIKPLERRYIIIEPEKPPQEIMEKVEEALAKIVMEENIEVTMENKEETIRRLTPKAIRKAKIKVKGEQEQNIIYHMLREKLGYGFLDPFLLDEMLEDISIPGAGNIFVYHRAYGYLESNINVDRREIDRVLRSMAERHGKIISHANPILDIHLPDGSRLNIVFGEDISLQGSNFTIRKFAKEPLSIAQLCRYGTLTPEMAAYMWMLMEIGVSIMICGETASGKTTTLTALLPFIPYYSKIVSIEETPEVRLPHKNWVREVTRLHTGSPVTMFDLVKAALRQRPDYIIIGEIRGEEGRIAFQAINTGHPVIATFHAGTLTQLFQRLTSDPINVPKTQLDGLNITIFQSRIERGGKFIRRVTTVNEILGYNPNTGNLLYLPTFIYDPDRDKLDYTGMSMLLETKVLPYRGWGRDKLDQLYREMKMRAEIIEWHMKNAPGYLDLWRTMIETARTSIETVHQKIMRGEKPWTN